A region of Paludisphaera rhizosphaerae DNA encodes the following proteins:
- the secD gene encoding protein translocase subunit SecD, protein MNKLLNWKSALIVGSTLLGLIALYPPEKKLKLGIDLSGGTILVYEVAKESASAKNFNMQELIAALKQRADPQGVKETPIRSVGGNRIEIILPKASPEEVEEVKSMLTDVGSLEFRILANRKHDSEATSRALGPGGLAKPPARYKWARLGEVSSGTNPQFTEKSITDAKQNWKRDLYAGVEVVVSGKDSTGAEKRLAIPIERNSADTLTLTEPHNLASIASYEVAYNPSQIRGGDPTRPMPSDPIIREEKVSEGRTEIYILCVEDRQDVTGKFLSRAYAAQDERLQPAVGFQFNRTGARKFGQLTREHLPEEGDAFRYQLAILLDNLVMSAPSINSEIRDSGIIEGGGQGFKAKEVDHLINILQAGSLPASLNPTPLQEENVGPTLGEDSIAKGWRAIWVSMLIVPIFMIWYYRFAGVVAVIALIANMILLIGSMAFIQATFSLPGLAGLALTIGMAVDANVLVFERMREEKEKGASLSQQIRNGFNRAWVTIFDSHVTNLLAAIVLYAVGTEEVKGFALTMILGMLWNLFTAVFMSRFIFEAAYSQGWLKELHFRKLWDKTNIDFVGPRYYCMAVSMILILLGLAAFFARGRTMYNIDFTGGTLVTIRLNEADATVKSLSDSQRTEFVREKAGVLPDVTIESLRVSHEGAEKAARFNIRTTDQDPVQVKNKIIEAFGPSLAKIDMTVGAEKAIAGAPADAKSTTPSLAARFAGGREYELSFNTTSFNSTQKPAEVVAAEFARVLDAAKIANPTSRFEIVPLGSADKAAVGGTKLLLRTDLEPDAAKTLLASLKDSLANNRDMLFERIANFGSTVASETRTLALIATVASWVIIVAYLWWRFHSFTYGLAAVLAVVHDVLITLGAIAVSYWLALIPGFNSLLMIDQFKIDLPIVAAFLTLIGFSVNDTIVIFDRIREIKGKTPHLTPKLVNDAINQTLSRTILTSLTAWLVVLVLYVLGGEGLHGFAFALVVGFLSGTYSTVYIATPILIDWIGHEEASPSAASKPGDKSAVASRLS, encoded by the coding sequence ATGAACAAGTTGTTGAACTGGAAGAGCGCCTTGATCGTGGGATCGACCCTCCTGGGGTTGATCGCATTGTATCCGCCGGAGAAGAAGCTCAAGCTGGGCATCGACCTCTCCGGGGGGACGATCCTGGTGTACGAGGTCGCCAAGGAGAGCGCCTCGGCCAAGAACTTCAACATGCAGGAGCTGATTGCGGCCCTGAAACAGCGGGCGGATCCCCAGGGCGTCAAGGAGACGCCGATCCGCAGCGTCGGCGGCAACCGGATCGAGATCATCCTCCCCAAGGCCAGCCCGGAGGAGGTTGAAGAGGTCAAGAGCATGCTGACGGACGTCGGCTCGCTCGAGTTCCGGATCCTCGCCAACCGCAAGCACGACTCCGAGGCGACCTCCCGCGCCCTGGGCCCCGGCGGCCTGGCCAAGCCCCCCGCCCGGTACAAGTGGGCCCGGCTGGGCGAGGTCTCCAGCGGGACCAACCCCCAGTTCACCGAGAAGTCCATCACCGACGCCAAGCAGAACTGGAAGCGCGACCTCTACGCCGGTGTGGAAGTGGTCGTCTCCGGCAAGGATTCGACCGGGGCCGAGAAGCGGCTGGCGATCCCCATCGAGCGGAACTCGGCCGACACCCTCACCCTGACCGAGCCCCACAACCTGGCGTCGATCGCCTCTTACGAGGTGGCGTACAACCCCAGCCAGATCCGCGGCGGCGACCCGACCCGCCCCATGCCCTCGGACCCGATCATCCGCGAGGAGAAGGTGTCTGAAGGCCGGACCGAGATCTACATCCTCTGCGTCGAGGACCGCCAGGACGTCACCGGCAAGTTCCTCTCCCGCGCCTACGCGGCGCAGGACGAGCGGCTCCAGCCGGCCGTCGGCTTCCAGTTCAACCGGACCGGCGCCCGCAAGTTCGGCCAGTTGACCCGCGAGCACCTCCCCGAAGAAGGCGACGCCTTCCGGTACCAGCTTGCGATTCTGCTCGACAACCTGGTGATGTCCGCGCCGTCGATCAACTCGGAGATCCGCGACTCGGGGATCATCGAAGGGGGCGGCCAGGGCTTCAAGGCCAAGGAAGTCGATCACCTCATCAACATCCTCCAGGCCGGCAGCCTGCCGGCGAGCCTCAACCCGACTCCCCTCCAGGAAGAGAACGTCGGGCCGACGCTCGGCGAAGACTCGATCGCCAAGGGCTGGCGGGCCATCTGGGTCTCGATGCTGATCGTGCCCATCTTCATGATCTGGTATTACCGCTTCGCCGGCGTGGTCGCCGTCATCGCGCTGATCGCCAACATGATCCTGCTGATCGGCTCGATGGCCTTCATCCAGGCCACGTTCTCGCTGCCGGGCCTCGCCGGGCTGGCGCTGACGATCGGCATGGCCGTCGACGCCAACGTGCTCGTCTTCGAGCGCATGCGGGAAGAGAAGGAGAAGGGCGCCAGCCTGTCGCAGCAGATCCGCAACGGCTTCAACCGAGCCTGGGTGACGATCTTCGACTCGCACGTCACCAACCTGCTGGCCGCGATCGTGCTCTACGCCGTGGGGACCGAGGAGGTCAAGGGCTTCGCCCTCACGATGATCCTGGGCATGCTCTGGAACCTGTTCACGGCCGTCTTCATGTCGCGGTTCATCTTTGAGGCCGCCTACTCGCAGGGCTGGCTCAAGGAGTTGCACTTCCGCAAGCTCTGGGACAAGACGAACATCGACTTCGTCGGCCCCCGGTACTACTGCATGGCCGTGTCGATGATCCTGATCCTGCTGGGCCTGGCGGCGTTCTTCGCCCGCGGCCGGACGATGTACAACATCGACTTCACCGGCGGCACCCTGGTCACCATCCGGCTGAACGAGGCCGACGCCACGGTCAAGAGCCTGTCGGACAGCCAGCGGACCGAGTTCGTCCGCGAGAAGGCCGGCGTGCTCCCCGACGTGACGATCGAGAGCCTCCGCGTCAGCCACGAGGGGGCTGAGAAGGCCGCCCGGTTCAACATCCGGACGACCGATCAGGACCCCGTCCAGGTGAAGAACAAGATCATCGAGGCGTTCGGCCCGTCGCTCGCCAAGATCGACATGACCGTCGGCGCCGAGAAGGCGATCGCGGGCGCCCCGGCCGACGCCAAATCGACCACGCCCTCGCTGGCCGCCCGGTTCGCCGGAGGCCGCGAGTACGAGCTGTCGTTCAACACCACGTCGTTCAACAGCACTCAGAAGCCGGCGGAGGTCGTCGCGGCAGAGTTCGCCCGCGTGCTCGACGCCGCCAAGATCGCCAACCCGACCTCGCGGTTCGAGATCGTCCCCCTCGGTTCGGCCGACAAGGCGGCCGTCGGCGGCACCAAGCTGCTGCTCCGTACCGACCTGGAGCCCGACGCCGCCAAGACGCTGCTCGCCTCGCTGAAGGACTCGCTGGCGAACAACCGCGACATGCTCTTCGAGCGGATCGCCAACTTCGGCAGCACGGTCGCCTCGGAAACCCGGACGCTGGCCCTCATCGCCACCGTGGCGAGCTGGGTGATCATCGTCGCCTACCTCTGGTGGCGGTTCCACTCGTTCACCTACGGCCTGGCCGCGGTGCTCGCCGTTGTCCACGACGTGCTGATCACCCTGGGCGCCATCGCCGTCAGCTACTGGCTGGCCTTGATCCCGGGCTTCAACTCGCTGCTCATGATCGACCAGTTCAAGATCGACCTGCCGATCGTCGCGGCGTTCCTGACGCTCATCGGCTTCTCGGTCAACGACACGATCGTCATCTTCGACCGCATCCGGGAGATCAAGGGGAAGACCCCCCACCTGACCCCCAAGCTGGTCAACGACGCCATCAACCAGACCCTCAGCCGCACGATCCTGACGTCGCTGACGGCCTGGCTCGTCGTGCTGGTCCTCTACGTCCTGGGCGGCGAGGGCCTGCACGGCTTCGCCTTCGCCCTGGTCGTCGGCTTCCTCAGCGGCACATACAGCACGGTCTACATCGCCACGCCGATCCTCATCGACTGGATCGGCCACGAGGAAGCGTCCCCCAGCGCCGCTTCCAAGCCCGGCGACAAGTCGGCCGTCGCCTCCCGCCTGAGCTGA
- the yajC gene encoding preprotein translocase subunit YajC: MSGLFDAIGPLLFAQDAGGQANTWSTILFFLPLPLLFYFMIYLPQKEQEKKRRTMIEALKKNDRVVTAGGIYGAIVSIDSTTGQVVLRIDDEKGVRMKVDRGSIVRVVESE; encoded by the coding sequence CTGGTTTGTTCGACGCGATCGGCCCTCTTTTGTTCGCCCAGGACGCGGGCGGCCAGGCCAACACCTGGTCGACGATCCTGTTCTTCCTGCCGCTGCCGCTGCTGTTCTATTTCATGATCTACCTTCCCCAGAAGGAGCAGGAAAAGAAGCGGCGGACGATGATCGAGGCTCTGAAGAAGAACGATCGGGTCGTCACGGCCGGAGGGATCTACGGCGCCATCGTCTCGATCGACTCGACGACCGGTCAGGTCGTCCTGCGGATCGACGACGAGAAGGGAGTCCGCATGAAGGTCGACCGGGGGAGCATCGTCCGGGTGGTGGAGTCGGAGTGA